In Mytilus edulis chromosome 4, xbMytEdul2.2, whole genome shotgun sequence, the following proteins share a genomic window:
- the LOC139520304 gene encoding uncharacterized protein, whose product MRPKLSSTMKERRHSASLSLENLIMDFENPFTPIQKNYNNAILRQSHAKQLLVGVTSFEIYRNRVPKKVKLLDVKLSFSYQDNYQTETDLLEKELVRNGKKWTWPLKKGQDHLITFPYAPGDRVNLNFGMTVFKTKKMSVFSSETLTSPVGNVTDCFVLAKNNGVGIGLPLDSVITNHVRLNFSLDGYAHHMTIKLKLGLIEESSGNPSLWLRPISIDKPFRSSQTLLEMLGDPTTFPPMSKFNDEEVVKHRSYIASSQKMVNYLRSGVLDCWSVRPCSGASELPSGIQIRMASSNKPIACILPVVERLETLPDTTPHLRLGLLVICGSKPYCLCSAKWRSSDKFDFKIHYYESGETWGQRIKWNSRDFLDINHIILNSTGHQYFFKPGHDTALQDICIGLCGKFLVRFSNEILPWKKEMSTPLTEVDLDLDHTDEGYSDESLKLKPCNPIDSCLRTIPEFLRSHGLTLYCDIAARLDEIQKLDHERLVEKPTLRRINSASSYGDTFQGYIKNDNRGSRKSLKKCSNKDHRGSEGDITTSGFVEDFTGYSFSRTASYSNIESMID is encoded by the exons ATGAGGCCCAAACTTTCCAGCACGATGAAGGAGCGTAGGCATTCTGCTTCACTCTCCCTCGAGAATCTTATTATGGATTTTGAAAACCCCTTCACCCCTATTCAGAAGAACTACAACAACGCTATTCTACGACAATCTCATGCCAAACAATTGTTAGTTGGTGTTACATCATTTGAGATTTATCGTAACAGAGTACCAAAGAAAGTGAAATTATTGGACGTCAAGTTATCATTTTCATACCAAGATAACTACCAAACTGAAACAGATCTGTTGGAAAAGGAACTTGTCCGTAATGGCAAGAAATGGACATGGCCATTAAAAAAAGGGCAGGATCACTTGATTACATTCCCATACGCCCCTGGGGATCGTGTCAATCTAAATTTTGGCATGACTGTATTCAAGACAAAGAAAATGAGCGTGTTTAGCTCTGAGACTTTAACATCACCTGTGGGAAATGTTACCGATTGTTTTGTCCTCGCCAAAAACAATGGAGTAGGAATTGGACTTCCACTTGACTCTGTGATCACAAATCATGTGAGACTGAACTTTAGTTTAGATGGTTATGCTCATCACATGACCATCAAACTTAAACTTGGTTTGATCGAAGAAAGTAGCGGAAATCCATCACTGTGGCTGCGGCCAATCTCTATAGACAAACCGTTTAGAAGTTCACAGACTTTATTGGAAATGTTAGGTGATCCAACTACCTTTCCTCCAATGTCAAAATTCAATGATGAAGAAGTGGTGAAACACAGAAGCTATATAGCCAGCTCACAGaa aatggTGAATTATTTAAGATCAGGAGTTTTGGATTGTTGGTCTGTACGACCATGCTCAGGCGCTTCTGAACTGCCGTCCGGTATCCAGATCAGAATGGCCTCCTCTAATAAGCCAATAGCCTGTATACTTCCTGTTGTGGAGAGATTGGAAACACTACCAGAT acaaCACCACATCTTAGACTTGGCTTACTAGTAATTTGTGGATCTAAACCTTACTGTTTGTGTTCAGCTAAATGGAGAAGCTCAG ATAAGTTTGACTTCAAGATCCACTACTATGAAAGTGGTGAGACATGGGGACAAAGAATCAAGTGGAATTCACGAGACTTTCTGGACATCAATCATATCATATTAAACAGTACAGGACATCAGTATTTCTTCAAACCAGGTCACGATACGGCTTTACAAGACATATGTATTGGATTGTGCGGAAAATTCTTGGTCCGCTTCAGTAATGAAATTCTTCCATGGAAAAAAGAAATGTCAACTCCATTAACTGAGGTTGATTTGGATTTGGACCATACAGATGAAGGATATTCTGATGAATCATTAAAACTAAAGCCATGTAATCCAATAGACAGTTGTTTGAGAACTATCCCAGAATTCCTCAGATCACATGGTTTGACATTATATTGTGATATTGCAGCAAGACTTGATGAGATTCAGAAACTAGACCATGAGAGATTGGTAGAAAAACCAACGTTACGGAGAATTAATAGTGCTAGTAGCTATGGTGACACGTTTCAAGGTTATATCAAGAACGATAACAGAGGTTCAAGAAAAAGTCTCAAGAAATGTAGCAATAAGGACCATCGTGGAAGCGAAGGTGATATTACGACGTCAGGTTTTGTGGAAGATTTCACAGGTTACTCATTTTCACGAACAGCATCGTACAGTAATATTGAATCAATGATTGATTAA